The Vanrija pseudolonga chromosome 1, complete sequence genomic sequence catgagcgcgaggtgTGATAGCAGGATCGCTTCAGACGTGATTggtggcgcgtcgccgccgccgctctgcaccgacgccgtggacggcgccgccagcgggTCGGCGCGTGATAGCCGGTGCAGGTGCGCACTAGGGTCAGCGCGGCTCATGTAGAATCCACGTACATTGTCGCCTCTGGCGTCTTGTCCACTggctcgtcggcaccgaGCAGCatcaggtcgccgagcttgtcccAGATCTTGTCCTGGATGTCAGTGGGGTCGCGGCTGAGACACGTACGATTGACGGGCCGATGAACGGCAGGTCCACCTCAACACCTTCGACTCTTCGGACgcctggtgctggtgcaGGCGAGGGAGCAGGCTCCACCGCggctggcgtcggcaccggcagGGGTGTAGGCGCGGCAGGCGTAACCGCGGGCAGCGTGtgcaccggcaccggcgtgACCGCCACAGGCGCCACGGGCCGTGGTGTCGCCACCAGCGAGTCGTTCACGTTCGGTGTCGCGACAAACGGCGAGGCCTGGAATCTGCCCGCACCAGCCGGCGTGAaggtcggcgggcgcgcaaAGATAGTGCGCGACTCATCGGCGGCCCCGAGCACCGAGGGACGGAGAGACGACGCTGCACGCGGCGTGCCCAGCAGATGCAAAGGCGAGAACTTGCTCCCTGGCGGCGGGCCCGAGGCCCGATGCGGTGTGGTCATGTTGACCAGCGAGTTGGTAACCACGGGCATTTCACGGGGAGTGCGCGgcgcctgcagctgctgctgaccCTGGCCGTACAGCCCTCCgcgggccggcgtcggccccGAGCTTCGGAGCTCCTTCTGCTGGCTCCGCAGCGCCTTGAGATttgcctcgagcgcgcgcagggccTCCTCTTCCGCCGCGATCGCCTCGTCAATCCCaagcggcgggggcggcgtaGATGCCTTCGTGGGCGCGGGCTTGGCCTCTGCCTTCGGGGCCGGCTTGGAGGCCTCCGCGATGAgcgcctgcagctcggctgtgcgcgccgcgtgccgcctGTGCGTGTCGACCAAGGAGTGGATGTGCGCCTTGGCGCGCGACATGGGCCGGTacgagtcgacgagcgcgtcgacaatctgctcggcggccgagagcgcgtggtcgacctcggcgccggtgccgcgcgTCCTGCGTAACGCCTTGAGCGGTGTGAGCTGGTGcccctcgcgcagctcgacccGCCGCTGGCCCGTCCCGCCCGTaatgccgagctcgcccgcgcgcgacgagccagctTGTGTTTCTTCCCCGATGAACCGGTACGGCTTGCGCTCCGACTCGTTCGAGTCCCGGATCAGATTCAGCACCGTGCGCTTCGGTGCCCTGCTGCCTGGAGGCTGGAGATACAGGTACGCTGTCGTGAATGGCCCCGCGGGCCGGATGTTCTGGCTCGAGTAGAAGTCGATCTGCTCGCACTCATTtgcgagcttgtcgagcgctgcgccgagcgacggcatggtggcggcgagcgtgacTGAGTGAGTGAATGGACAGTGATGGGATCCAGGATGCCGCACTGACTTCGTCTCCATCACTCTTTGTTGACACATTTCAGTGGCTAGACTGATTTTGCTTCCGCGACTGATTTCTggccttccctccctccacctccaTCTACCCCAGCCTGCACACCGCACACGCCAACTCCTCATATCTGTATATGCATAGGCACACTTTTTTCCTTTACTACGTTATACGATTGGGTGTACTAGATAAAAACCTAGTACCTCGCCCTCTACTGCTTGTTCGAGAGCGCGGCAACACCGGGgagctccttgccctcgaggagctcaagcgAGGCACCACCGCCGGTCGAAACGTGCGAgagcttgtcctccttgccggcgtTGGCAACGAGGGTGGCGgtgtcaccaccaccaacaatgACGGTggcgcccttggcggcggcgtcaatgGTGGCGTCAAGGAGGGCGTTCGAGCCACCAGCAAAGGCGGGGAACTCGAAGACACCAGCAGGGCCGTTCCACAGGATGGTCTTGGACTCAGAGACGGCCTTGGCGAAGAGCTTGCGCGACTCGGgtccggcgtcgaggcccaTAAGGCCGTCGGGGATGCCCTGGGCGTCGGTGACAATCGAGGTCTTGGCGTCGGGGGCGAACTTGTCGGCGGTAACGTAGTCGACGGGgaggatgagctcgacgttcttggccttggccttctcaaCGAGGCGGCCAACGACCTTGgagccctcctcgtcgaagAGCGAGTTGCCGATCGAGACGCCATCGAGGGTCTTCTTGAAGGTGAAGGCCATGCCACCGCAGACAATAAGCTTGTTGACACGGTCAAGCATCGAGTCGATGAGCTGGATCTTGTCCTGGACCTTGGCACCACCGAGGATGGCAAGGAATGGGCGGTCGgggtgctcgaggaccttggcAAAGTACTCGAGCTCCTTCTTCATGAGGAAGCCGGCGGCACGGACGGGGAGGTCAATGCCGACCATCGACGAGTGGGCACGGTGGGCAGTGCCGAAGGCGTCGTTGATGTagacgtcgccgagcgaggtgagctCCTCACGGAActtcttgacggcggcggggtcggccttgatcttctcgtcgcccttcttgcccttgccctcctcctcgacgtgaAAGCGGAGGTTCTCGAGAAGGAAGACCTggccgtccttgccctcgttGACGGCGGCAGTGATCTCGGGGCCGACGCAGTCGGGGAGGAACTTGACGTCACGCTTCAAGAGCTCGGAAAGCTTGGTAGCAACAGGCTTGAGCGAGAACTTGGGGTTGGGCTGGCCGTCGGGGCGGCCAAGGTGCGACATGAGGACGACCGACTTGGCGCCTGTGCGGGTGAGCACGTTTCTTCCATGACGTGGCCACAATACAACACTTACCATTGTCAATGGCGTACTGGATCGTGGGGAGAGCAGCAACAATGCGAGCAGGGTTGGTGATCTCGAGGGTCGTCTTGTCCTGGGGGACGTTGAAGTCGACACGGATGAGGAcgcgcttgcccttgaggtcgacgtcggtgatGGAGAGCTTGTTGGAGAGAGACATTTTGCCTTTGGATGCTGTAGTAGCGGTTTTGGTGAAAGGAAGAATGCCAGAAGGACCGGTTGCAACGACTGCCAGCAGAGCGAGAGCGATGGGGATAAGGCCGTACGCGGCGGTGCGAGAGGGGCGTGGGATCAGGTTGGACATTtcaggggggaggggggtgatGTGCGAATCAAGGTggagggggaaggaagggggcaggcaggcaggaaCGTTTGCAGGACACGACAATGTCAGCGATAACAGAGACGAGGGAAAGAGTTAAAGGGTGCACGTACCACTAGAGTCCGGTTTTATTTACACGTTAGGAGCAACAGACTGAGCTTTCGGAGCTGGCAGGAGCAAAGCAaagggtggtggtgactaAAGGCCTGAGCGTCgagagtgggtgggtgggacgGAACATGGAGGACCGGAGACGCGCGGAGTGACGCGGAGGGGGGGGCACGGAGGTCCTTGtcaggctggctgggctggctggcaggctAGGCTGGGCAGTACCCGGTAGGTGAGGGAGGCCAGGCTGCCTGGGCACTCTTGCTGGCACCTGGGCTGCGGTATGAATGACGACATGTGGTTGGCTGGCCGCGCTTCCTTACCGCCGGTCCCCAACGACAAGTTCAACGCCCGATTGGACCGACGCGGGGCCCAGGGGCTACAATGAGAcagggccagcagcgcgtcatgcagcaggcaggcagcaggcaggcaggcaagctAGATGGATGGTGGCGCGTGAGAGGCGAACCACTGGTTGTCGTTGTCAACATTCGTCTACTTCTGCACACTGCACATTGAGGAGTGCTGATCCGCACAGCCTGCGACATGGATGGTGGACTCACTctgacacacacactcactgCATTGACCCCCTCGGCTCTCACGCCAGTGTGCACGTCGCGGGGGAAGGTGGAGGCAGCCTCGTGGTgagagcgcgccgaggggcgTAGCCGCGTAAcctgccctcggcgtcggtacGCTGTGGCAACGTCCATGGTCActccccaccgcccccgctgGCTCGTCCCAGTCTACTCACCCACCCATGCGCCCATTCTCTTGCTGGGCCTTTAAATTTCTCTCTCTCGCCGTCTTCCTTTCTCTCTCAACTTGACATTTCCCCCTCACTCTCTAAACTCGCCCCTGTCCCTTCTTCAACCAGTCTCTGGTACGACCTTCTCTCTCGCCACCTCTCACCACTCGCACTAATACTTCTCCAACAGCGCTTGACTGGAGAGACACCAAACATCCCTCTTTGTTTCACGACCGCCAGCGAGAGAGCTCGCACCGTCGACTGTGAGTAACCAACTTCTTCCCTCACTCGTGCCTTTGACCAGTGTCGCTGACCTGTCCACTCGCACAGCGTCCGTATCGTCGTCGCTATCTTCTCTCACACACTTGCGGTCTTCTTTCAACTCACTTCTTTGCCTTCCTCGCATAGCCCGTCAAGCCAAGGTGAGTGAGCATACAGCATGGCGGCCAATGACTGACCCACTCAGAGCCCCTAGTTTAGCCAAGGATGGACCGCAACAATCAGTGGTGAGCAACAGTTGCCCTTCTCTTATTCCCGGCACCGTCACCACCCCTCTATGTGCTGTCGTCGGCAACTGTGGGCCTTTGGTGttcggcctcgccctgctcacgcccgccccctcccccttctcCTCCAACGACACGCACATTCATACTCTGCCTCACACCCCCAttgctcgacgccgcccccccccccccctttTTTTCCATTTGTCTGATCTAACATTCTCTaaggcaaggccaaggccagcGTCAGAACCAGGATCAAGGttggggcggcggtgggaaTCAAGGTAACCAGGGGTGGAATCGGGGCGAGGGCCCTCGCGACCGCTCCGAATTCTCCTCGGGCTATGGTCTTCGCGATGCCAATGTAAGCCACTCATTTGTCCTCCTCCATCGGGTACGCTGACATACTAGCAGCGTCAGGATGGACCTCTGCCCCCTGAGCACGAGAGGGTCACTCCCCACGGCTCTGTTCACCGAATCTACCCTGCCCCCACAGAGACGGCGCGCCCTCTCAACGCAGATGAGGGCTGGCCTGAGACCACTTCCCACCAAGACGACAAGGCCCATGGTGCTGGCGACAGTACTGTTGTCCAGCGCAACAACAGCCGCGACTACAACCAGGACTACAACCAGCGCCCCGACAAGCAGCCGTCTGGCGACCGCAACCAGCGCCGCGATGATCAGTCGTTCGGAGGTTGGCCCGGGGCTCAAGCCAGTCAGAACGATCCCCAGCCGCCAACGCACGGCGACTTCTCTCAAGGCGCAACTTCCCCTACCTCTCCTGGCCCGTATGTCCCTTGGGAACCTCCTCAGTAAGAAACCTCAAACGGCTGATACACTATACTGACCACGGGCCAAGGTTCTCTCAGGTGCAGAAGGACTCggatgccgagctcgaggcaaTGTTTGCCCAAGAGGCGGAGCGCAAGAGGGACAAGGGCATCATCACCATGTTTTCTCATCTTCGTATCTCTCGCGATGATGCTCCTCGCCCGTCCGGAGCTGGGGGCTGGTCTCAGCCACAGCAAGACCAGGGTTGGGGCAGCCGCAACCAAGGTGACAACGGCGGTGATTTCGGCTCGCAGGTGGATTTCGCACCGGTGGCAGTGCAGCTGACAAGGAAAGCGCGAACAGCCACCTCACTTTGGTGGGGGAGGCGTCCGTGGTTGCTTCAACTGCGGTCAAGACGGCCACATCGTGAGTCTTTGAAGTGAAAGGTTGCTAACATATGTTCAGAGCCGCGACTGCCCTCAGGGTGGCCGCACGTGCCACAACTGTGGCGAGCCGGGACACATAGTAAGATGACTGCAACGAACCTGCTGACCACGCCAGAGCCGAGAGTGCCCAAAGGGAGGCGGTGGTCGCACCTGCCATGGATGTGGAGAGCCGGGACACATTGTAGGTCTGGAGTGTTGGAACTCAGCTGACAAGAGTAGCGCGCCGAGTGTCCATcaggcggtggtggtggcggctaCGACTCACGCACTTGCCACAACTGTGGAGAGGCTGGCCACATCGTGAGTCCACCCATTACTTGCGCTGTGATATCGTGCTCACTAGAACAGAGCCGCGACTGCCCATCGGGTGGTGGCTCGCGCACGTGCCACAACTGTGGCGAAGCTGGTCACTTTGTATGTCTTGGGGTTAGGCCACGCTAACATATCACAGAGCCGTGAGTGCCCCAAGGGTGGCTCTCGCCCGTACGGTCAGAGgcagggcggcgacagcTGGGGTGGCAACaccggcggtggcgacaaTGGCTGGggaggtggcggtggaggtggcggcggtgacgatgGCTGGGGTAACAGCGGCGGTGCGGGTGGTGCTGGCAACGATGATGGCTGGGgtagtggtggcggcggccaggctGGTAGGTACTATGGGGGCTTCCTCGGCTGACGTCTCTCAGGTGAGAACGGCAACCAgaagaacgacgacgacgactggggtCAGTCGGCGGCTGCCAACAATGccgatgacggcgacgactgggGCCAGCCCTCCGCACCCCCCAAGGCCACCAACGACAGCTGGGGCGAAAGCAACTCGGCTCCCGTTCCCAAGAAGCAACTCGACGACTGGGGCGTTCCGCCTTCCACCCCGTCAAAGGCCCCGAGCAACCCGGCTGGCAACGCCGCTGCTCCGAGCCCCGGTCCTGGCATCCACCCAGACAGGCTGCGCCAGATGCAGGGCGAAACTCGTCGTCCGGCCGAGTTCATCCCGTCCTCGCAGCAGGCTCCCGCCAGCGGCCTGAGTGGCCCTGGCACCGGCctccgccctcctcctcctgctcagCGCCAGTCTTGGGACGGACGCAACCGTGAGCAGGGTAGCGGCTATGGCGACAACCAGCAGGGCCCCAACCACCAGCGCTACAACAACGATGGCGACAACCAGAACAGCCCTATCAAGCAGCGCTACGCGGACGAGCAGTACCGCGACGGCACTCAGTCTGGCAGTGGCGGCCGTCAGTCCAACCAGTTCGACGGCGGTGCGAACCAGTATAGCGGCAACACTCActttggtggcggcggtggtggcggtggtggcggatCGCCTACGAACCAGCTTGCGGGCGGCAACCAGTATGGCGGCAACAACGACCAGAACGGCCAGTatggcggcaacggcaacacTCAgttcggcggcggtggcagtggcggccCTCCTCGCAACCAGTACAGCGGTGACGGTCAGTACGGCATCGGCGGTGCAGTCAACGGCCGTCAATACGGCAACGGACCTAGCGGCAACAGCAGCTATGACCGTGACCACAACTACGGCGGTGGTCTCAGCGTCGGCAACGACGGGCAGCGCGGCTACGGCAACGACAACCAGTACAGGGGCGGCAACGACAACCAgcacagcggcggcagcggcggtggctaCGGCCACGACCAGGGCCGCAGCTCtggccctccccctccttccgcccccgtcgcccagcagcagccgcagccgcagcagcagcaggcgcctGAGGTGAGCTGTTCGGCGCGAACTTTCCCTATAGCTAGCTAACTTGCTGTACCAGGTTGCCGCCAATGACGAGTTCGGCGGCTGGTAGGTGTCCGCGTACACCTCTCCCTCCATCCCCCTCCAGTCTCTTCTCCATCGCATTCCCTCCAATCCCGGTGACAAACGTGTAGGCCGTGGGCCGGCCGAGTGGCCCCCAGCATTGTAATTAGTTCGAAATTGTGTCAATAGATTGTGCCCAATGTCATGGCGCAAGTAGATGGCATGCACATGGGTGGCATATCAGGTGACCAGGTGGCTCTACAAGGAGGCAATAAGGGCTCATCTACGGGCCTTGGCTGCGAGGACAGCGGCGACCATGCGCGACGGCATGTCTGTAGTGAGGAA encodes the following:
- the sld5 gene encoding DNA replication complex GINS protein sld5, with translation MPSLGAALDKLANECEQIDFYSSQNIRPAGPFTTAYLYLQPPGSRAPKRTVLNLIRDSNESERKPYRFIGEETQAGSSRAGELGITGGTGQRRVELREGHQLTPLKALRRTRGTGAEVDHALSAAEQIVDALVDSYRPMSRAKAHIHSLVDTHRRHAARTAELQALIAEASKPAPKAEAKPAPTKASTPPPPLGIDEAIAAEEEALRALEANLKALRSQQKELRSSGPTPARGGLYGQGQQQLQAPRTPREMPVVTNSLVNMTTPHRASGPPPGSKFSPLHLLGTPRAASSLRPSVLGAADESRTIFARPPTFTPAGAGRFQASPFVATPNVNDSLVATPRPVAPVAVTPVPVHTLPAVTPAAPTPLPVPTPAAVEPAPSPAPAPGVRRVEGVEVDLPFIGPSIDKIWDKLGDLMLLGADEPVDKTPEATIAHLHRLSRADPLAAPSTASVQSGGGDAPPITSEAILLSHLALMLLRSGKSSAGPNPEAFVPMPEAKSGLGAVCRARGWDGAEDLASKTIYAAQQMLDTLRADPQTSEEEHFRLVLVQTEMERAKYLVRSYVRVRLHKIEKFAQHIVSTPDLHPLFSGAELAHAHKYAELVSQHYAHSVLDSLPEWLRRTDETYGDGVSMVPTPNANTPVLVLCRKDCGEVTLEHGDTAYLAEGTTHLVRYHLVERWIALGWAEVL
- the pgk-1 gene encoding Phosphoglycerate kinase, which codes for MSNLIPRPSRTAAYGLIPIALALLAVVATGPSGILPFTKTATTASKGKMSLSNKLSITDVDLKGKRVLIRVDFNVPQDKTTLEITNPARIVAALPTIQYAIDNGAKSVVLMSHLGRPDGQPNPKFSLKPVATKLSELLKRDVKFLPDCVGPEITAAVNEGKDGQVFLLENLRFHVEEEGKGKKGDEKIKADPAAVKKFREELTSLGDVYINDAFGTAHRAHSSMVGIDLPVRAAGFLMKKELEYFAKVLEHPDRPFLAILGGAKVQDKIQLIDSMLDRVNKLIVCGGMAFTFKKTLDGVSIGNSLFDEEGSKVVGRLVEKAKAKNVELILPVDYVTADKFAPDAKTSIVTDAQGIPDGLMGLDAGPESRKLFAKAVSESKTILWNGPAGVFEFPAFAGGSNALLDATIDAAAKGATVIVGGGDTATLVANAGKEDKLSHVSTGGGASLELLEGKELPGVAALSNKQ